The following proteins come from a genomic window of Pichia kudriavzevii chromosome 1, complete sequence:
- a CDS encoding uncharacterized protein (PKUD0A00610; similar to Saccharomyces cerevisiae YPL031C (PHO85); ancestral locus Anc_8.482): MSRTSSQFQQLEKLGEGTYATVYKGKNRESGTYVALKEISLDSEEGTPSTAIREISLMKELKHENIVTLYDVIHTENKLTLVFEYMDYDLKRYMELNGYNSSGALEPRIVKSFMYQLLRGILFCHDNRVLHRDLKPQNLLINSKGVLKLGDFGLARAFGIPVNTFSNEVVTLWYRAPDVLLGSRNYSTSIDMWSAGCILAEMFTGKSLFPGSSNDDQLLKIFRVMGTPNERTWPGVSQYPNYQSNFALFIPQNFRALIPNIDNLSLDLLQGLLQMRPDTRLSARQALNHVWFDEYNNPQPTYITQHSNSPTTDLNVNQHSVPQHGYNY; encoded by the coding sequence ATGTCCAGAACCTCGTCGCAATTCCAGcagcttgaaaaattagGGGAAGGTACCTATGCGACAGTATACAAGGGGAAGAATAGAGAGTCGGGAACTTATGTTGCTTTGAAAGAGATAAGCTTGGATAGTGAAGAGGGCACTCCCTCTACCGCAATCAGGGAAATATCGTtgatgaaagaattgaaacaTGAAAACATTGTGACTTTGTACGATGTCATTCATactgaaaataaacttACATTGGTATTCGAGTATATGGATTATGACTTGAAGAGATACATGGAATTGAATGGCTATAACTCTAGTGGAGCTCTAGAACCACGTATCGTCAAGTCGTTCATGTATCAATTATTGAGGGGTATTCTATTTTGTCACGATAATCGTGTGTTACATAGAGACTTGAAGCCTCAAAATTTGTTAATCAACAGTAAAGGGGTTTTAAAATTGGGCGACTTTGGTTTGGCAAGGGCTTTCGGTATCCCAGTCAACACCTTCTCTAATGAAGTTGTCACGTTATGGTATAGAGCTCCAGATGTCTTGTTAGGATCTCGGAATTATTCAACATCGATTGATATGTGGTCTGCTGGTTGTATATTGGCTGAAATGTTTACAGGTAAATCGCTTTTCCCGGGCTCCTCAAATGATGACCAactattgaagattttCAGAGTTATGGGTACACCAAATGAACGTACTTGGCCTGGCGTTTCCCAATACCCAAACTATCAATCCAATTTTGCCTTATTTATTCCTCAAAATTTCCGTGCTTTGATTCCAAACATTGATAATTTATCTTTGGATCTTTTACAAGGATTGCTACAAATGAGACCAGATACCAGATTGAGTGCTAGACAAGCTCTAAATCACGTATGGTTTGATGAATATAATAACCCTCAGCCAACTTATATTACACAGCACAGTAATTCTCCAACGACGGATTTAAATGTTAATCAACATAGTGTTCCACAGCATGGATATAATTACTAA
- a CDS encoding uncharacterized protein (PKUD0A00640; similar to Saccharomyces cerevisiae YDR003W (RCR2) and YBR005W (RCR1); ancestral locus Anc_3.200): MPAIRPHKPSTYSQLRKLARGISHELKRRDSFYYGDDGSDAARYAFFAFAVVALILFIFFTCVVNKRRLRTGRSPIISSYLAPPNYQQSQSQYNANTTGGANLPTYTPNANPSQDVGYYDKNGNFIPAIKDSQGNVLNPNPDLVNNSTINNTGVELSTDIPTAHTQPPNIYEPQSTNDMTYTRPNGPPPTQTYNTSPIQMGTSSSNMNELDDDPELPPYEAPPLPEKSHYRA, from the coding sequence ATGCCAGCGATACGCCCACACAAACCTTCTACGTATTCTCAGCTGCGGAAACTTGCCCGTGGTATCTCTCATGAGTTGAAAAGGAGAGATTCCTTTTATTATGGAGATGATGGCTCGGATGCTGCAAGGTATGCATTTTTTGCCTTTGCAGTTGTTGCTCTAATattgtttatctttttcaCATGTGTTGTCAACAAAAGGAGACTAAGGACTGGTAGATCACCCATTATTTCGTCCTATCTAGCGCCTCCGAATTATCAGCAATCTCAGTCGCAATATAATGCAAATACAACTGGTGGTGCAAACTTGCCTACGTATACTCCCAATGCCAATCCTTCTCAAGATGTAGGGTACTACGATAAAAATGGTAATTTTATACCGGCTATTAAAGACTCTCAGGGCAATGTCTTGAATCCCAACCCCGATCTTGTCAATAATTCGACAATCAACAATACTGGTGTTGAGTTGTCAACCGATATCCCCACAGCTCATACCCAACCTCCTAATATTTATGAACCACAGTCAACTAATGACATGACTTACACAAGACCCAATGGCCCTCCTCCAACTCAAACATATAATACGTCGCCTATCCAAATGGGCACTTCTTCTAGTAATATGAATGAACTTGATGACGATCCTGAATTGCCCCCTTACGAAGCACCACCCTTACCCGAGAAGAGTCACTATAGAGCTTGA
- a CDS encoding uncharacterized protein (PKUD0A00580; similar to Saccharomyces cerevisiae YBR237W (PRP5); ancestral locus Anc_6.148), which translates to MSGYMSRSDSRRGRGRPSRGGHARNYNYQYGDYNQKYNYYDNRGYNNYDYNYNYAHGYNNHGYDNHGYDNHGYNTNRQSQYPQHQQPQRVNVTTAEAIKNPKTENLSGLNEANVPNRHRIENDETKTEHFEPKNAILNGLFERKSKIEEFQNKVQKPKKSLMKFKKKKTNKVNNQEVKNALSFDDDDDDANIEYDHATASGGDDNTAAGSNDSYNNKSARMNDNKSMGDISVHDDIDLLLDKMSSDVGQKKISIQESDDERVAVNDDISLPVKPKRDIPYHEPSNIPFVKKFYNECEEIKNIPESEINAFRISNGIYVKNSNIRPIFQWSQLGIPSIIYDTLMLLGYDKPSPIQSESLPKIMSGSDFIGIAKTGSGKTISFLLPLFRLLFGNKNDKISGFSEPRAIIITPTRELTVQIGKTCRPFTDSMALKVVKCYGGQSISVQIGELKKGCDVVIGTPGRIIDLLCSNNGKILNLSKIQYFVMDEADRMFDLGFEPQIEKIVEQCRPERQNVLFSATFPNKMQWLARRMTNNPIEVTIGSKNVVNEDIEQSFEVIQENGDKFNKLLEILGQHYHDGNKILIFVERQSTCDSIVKKMIKRGYPVMSLHGGKEQHERDGIIKDFRSGVIDIIIATSVAARGLDVQDLNLVVNFDSPSHLEDYVHRVGRTGRAGKKGLAITLLERDDRVLPDLVKMLKKSGKDVPLEVMELYNEVENQNTINNNSTTNHATTNQHRKKFSGYSGHGLEQLQQRREVQNNAERKAFAVNEDDDDGGAGDGEANSFGEDLKINVHTGSGESNMFRIERPTPEEAQVSLVGLSPDTRRLVTSPETVSQLSEMGVTVAVRGSASKGDLHLYMEGSAVGVDRGVVFIRREVSRSLEEANGVTRKGGKYSVV; encoded by the coding sequence ATGAGTGGGTATATGTCTAGAAGTGATTCTCGTAGAGGACGTGGTCGCCCTTCAAGAGGAGGACATGCACGAAACTATAACTATCAGTATGGAGACTACAATCAAAAGTACAATTATTACGATAACAGAGGATATAATAATTATGATTACAATTATAATTATGCTCATGGATACAACAACCATGGATACGATAACCATGGGTACGATAATCATGGATATAATACTAACCGTCAATCGCAATACCCACAGCATCAACAGCCACAGCGAGTAAACGTAACAACGGCTGAGGCAATCAAGAATCCGAAAACCGAAAATTTGTCCGGTTTGAATGAGGCTAATGTTCCAAATCGCCATAGAATAGAAAACGATGAAACGAAAACCGAACATTTCGAACCaaaaaatgcaattttGAATGGTCTGTTCGAAAGAAAGAGCAAAATcgaagaatttcaaaacaagGTTCAAAAACCGAAAAAgtcattgatgaaatttaaaaagaaaaaaacaaataaagtGAATAATCAGGAGGTTAAAAATGCCTTGtcatttgatgatgatgatgatgatgctAACATTGAATATGATCATGCTACTGCTAGTGGTGGCGATGATAACACTGCTGCTGGTAGTAATGATAGCTATAACAATAAAAGTGCTCGTATGAATGATAACAAAAGTATGGGAGATATAAGTGTTCATGATGATATAGACTTATTGCTAGATAAAATGTCTTCTGATGTCGGACAAAAGAAGATCTCAATACAAGAATCTGATGACGAAAGAGTAGCTGTGAATGATGATATATCTTTGCCTGTGAAGCCTAAAAGGGATATACCGTATCATGAACCATCTAACATTCCATTTGttaaaaaattttataaCGAATGtgaagaaataaagaataTTCCAGAGTCTGAAATTAATGCGTTCAGAATATCCAATGGAATATATGTGAAGAATTCGAACATTAGGCCCATATTTCAATGGTCACAATTGGGTATACCTTCTATTATTTATGACACTCTAATGCTGCTGGGATATGATAAACCATCACCCATTCAAAGTGAGTCGTTGCCGAAAATTATGAGTGGGTCCGATTTCATTGGTATTGCGAAAACAGGATCGGGTAAAACgatttcatttttattgCCTTTGTTTAGACTTTTATTCGGTaacaaaaatgataaaatctCTGGCTTCAGTGAACCTCGtgcaataataataactcCTACCAGGGAATTAACCGTTCAAATTGGTAAAACGTGTAGACCATTTACCGATTCAATGGCATTGAAGGTTGTAAAATGTTATGGTGGCCAAAGTATAAGTGTTCAGATTGGtgaattgaagaaaggTTGTGATGTGGTTATAGGTACCCCCGGTAGGATAATTGACTTATTATGCTCAAATAATGGGAAAATTTTGAACCTgtcaaaaattcaatatttcGTGATGGATGAAGCTGATAGAATGTTTGATCTTGGATTTGAAcctcaaattgaaaagattgtTGAGCAATGCCGTCCCGAGCGCCAAAATGTTCTCTTTAGTGCTACGTTTCCGAATAAAATGCAATGGCTAGCGAGACGAATGACTAATAATCCGATTGAAGTGACCATTGGCAGTAAGAATGTAGttaatgaagatattgaacaatCGTTTGAGGTCATacaagaaaatggtgataAGTTCAATAAGCTACTTGAAATATTAGGCCAGCACTACCATGACGGCAATAAAATATTAATATTTGTGGAAAGACAGAGCACTTGTGATTCAATtgtaaagaaaatgatcaaGAGGGGTTATCCAGTGATGTCATTACACGGTGGTAAGGAGCAACATGAGAGAGATGGTATTATCAAAGACTTTAGAAGTGGTGTTATTGATATAATTATAGCTACATCCGTCGCAGCTCGTGGTTTGGATGTTCAAGATTTAAATCTTGTCGTCAATTTTGATTCACCTTCTCATTTGGAAGACTATGTGCATAGAGTGGGAAGGACTGGTAGAGCAGGTAAAAAAGGTCTTGCAATTACATTGCTAGAGAGGGATGATCGGGTCCTTCCCGATTTAGTCAAAATGCTAAAGAAAAGCGGTAAAGATGTACCATTAGAGGTCATGGAGTTATACAACGAAGTGGAGAACCAAAACACCATTAATAACAATAGCACCACTAATCACGCAACTACAAATCAACATAGGAAGAAATTTTCTGGCTATAGTGGACACGGCCTTGAACAGCTTCAACAACGTCGTGAAGTCCAAAACAACGCAGAACGAAAGGCATTTGCCgttaatgaagatgacgatgacgGTGGTGCCGGTGATGGTGAAGCTAATAGCTTCGGcgaagatttgaaaatcaatgtTCATACTGGAAGCGGTGAGAGCAACATGTTTCGTATCGAACGGCCAACACCAGAGGAAGCGCAAGTATCGTTGGTGGGACTTTCTCCAGACACCAGGAGACTTGTTACATCGCCAGAGACTGTTTCCCAGTTGAGTGAAATGGGCGTTACAGTTGCCGTCAGAGGTTCAGCCAGTAAAGGCGATTTACATCTATACATGGAAGGTTCTGCTGTTGGCGTGGATAGGGGTGTTGTGTTTATACGAAGAGAGGTATCTCGTTCTCTTGAAGAAGCCAATGGTGTCACTAGGAAAGGTGGTAAATACTCTGTTGTGTAA
- a CDS encoding uncharacterized protein (PKUD0A00620; similar to Saccharomyces cerevisiae YOL095C (HMI1); ancestral locus Anc_3.101) — MELEKNDDFSVVELDIRCTEAQKLAITEPSLPNSLINIVAGPGTGKTKTLCDRVAYLLGSGLKPNEIVIFSLTNQSVNDLKNILKETIGEELASLICITTFHSFAYSIAMSDSPFWQMLTESKLLGTDVISHVLNSISINSRGKHKVSVRNDEFKLVDKLSPRAISALKVTDSKLYVRYLSSPSATGALLKNENFLYDKLIHEMTQLLSLHNRGLIEIETNGLLKVNEIKEIIVDEFQDVSYVVMDFILELAKDKQLTIAGDIDQSLYGYSGATPDANINRTVPMYKQEGFHLKEIVLDRTFRFTDSIHKLGLNILNTGHSLIQETVSEENINVVREEFSNTYEEFEFIYKEIKFLIENSEGNIRPKHIAVLSGTNDSLDELKMYLDNKNGPFKCRRLTGTSLWTNSKISTIITLLKLLENPYNDASFLVCLSLLPKFGPKTIIDIKDGTKNGKHVYDVLKDTPRLLKILPSDFFVNFDKVVENTDKSDPSSIIYNLTELCKLFNFPKKLEDNWLVILSNFLEDLFARLKVISNTSGENTNILQQYISNYQNEVYNCERNTSATTCEAISLSTIHSAKGLQWDIVFILTTNCYNKQGIQAVDSRTQYVGITRAKHLLYYNKSKFDNFKYIDTKVDKVVEQSFVKVKYGKTIADYIPELKAYCKTNHLNIMPVFTKSFNKSENSKVLMELIGNMKKRAAFHVSYPQIPKMITRLGKLVSK; from the coding sequence ATGgaacttgagaaaaatgatgaCTTTAGTGTAGTGGAGCTAGATATTAGATGTACTGAAGCACAAAAATTGGCAATTACAGAACCATCCTTGCCTAATAGCTTGATCAATATAGTGGCGGGCCCAGGAACtggtaaaacaaaaaccCTTTGCGATAGAGTTGCATATTTATTGGGTAGTGGACTCAAGCCAAACGAAATTGTAATATTCAGCTTGACTAACCAGTCTGTtaatgatttgaagaacattttaaaagaaacaattgGTGAAGAATTAGCatctttgatttgtatAACCACATTCCACTCTTTTGCGTATTCAATAGCAATGAGTGATTCCCCATTTTGGCAAATGCTGACAGAGTCTAAACTACTAGGAACTGATGTTATTTCTCACGTCTTAAATTCCATCTCTATAAATAGTAGGGGAAAACATAAAGTATCAGTTCGCAATGATGAATTCAAGCTTGTTGATAAACTGAGTCCACGTGCAATTAGTGCATTGAAAGTGACAGATTCTAAACTTTATGTCAGGTATCTATCATCTCCATCTGCTACAGGAGCTTTATTaaaaaatgagaatttTCTTTATGATAAGCTGATTCATGAAATGACTCAGTTGTTATCATTGCACAATAGGGGACTAATTGAAATAGAAACCAACGGCCTTCTCAAGGTTAACgaaataaaggaaattattgttgatgaatttcaagatgTTTCTTATGTTGTTATGGATTTCATTTTAGAACTTGCTAAAGATAAGCAACTCACCATAGCTGGCGATATAGACCAATCTCTTTATGGGTACAGTGGTGCTACACCAGATGCCAACATAAATCGGACCGTACCGATGTATAAACAAGAAGGATTCCATTTAAAGGAAATTGTCCTAGATCGCACCTTTAGATTTACTGATTCAATTCATAAGTTAGGTCTGAATATCCTCAATACCGGTCATTCTCTGATTCAAGAAACAGTGtcagaagaaaatataaatgtCGTAAGAGAAGAATTTTCGAACACttatgaagaatttgagtttatttataaagaaatcaagtttttgatCGAGAATTCGGAAGGTAATATCAGACCTAAACACATTGCTGTACTGTCGGGCACTAACGATTCATTGGATGAGCTGAAAATGTATCTCGATAACAAAAATGGGCCTTTTAAGTGTAGGAGATTGACTGGTACTTCATTATGGaccaattcaaaaatttcgACCATTATAACTTTGCTGAAATTACTGGAGAATCCGTACAATGATGCTAGCTTTTTAGTCTGTTTGAGCTTATTGCCTAAATTTGGGCCTAAAACAATAATTGATATAAAAGATGGCACCAAAAACGGGAAACATGTTTACGACGTTTTGAAGGATACCCCAAGACTATTGAAAATCCTACCTTCCGAtttttttgtcaatttCGATAAGGTCGTAGAAAATACTGATAAAAGCGATCCATCCTCCATAATTTATAATCTGACTGAGCTTTGTAAGCTCTTCAACTTTCCcaagaaattggaagaCAATTGGCTGGTAATACTAAGCAATTTTCTTGAAGACTTGTTTGCTCGGTTAAAGGTTATATCAAATACAAGTGGggaaaatacaaacattTTGCAACAATATATctcaaattatcaaaatgaGGTTTACAATTGTGAACGGAATACTTCAGCCACTACATGTGAAGCTATTTCATTATCTACAATTCATTCTGCGAAAGGCTTACAGTGGGATATTGTGTTTATACTCACCACAAACTGTTACAACAAACAAGGTATTCAGGCAGTCGATTCAAGAACTCAATACGTCGGGATAACACGTGCAAAGCATTTACTATATTATAATAAGTCAAAGTTTGATAACTTTAAATACATCGATACAAAAGTCGATAAGGTTGTAGAGCAGAGTTTTGTGAAAGTTAAATACGGTAAAACTATTGCCGATTACATACCGGAACTGAAGGCATACTGTAAAACGAACCATCTTAACATTATGCCCGTGTTCACTAAgtctttcaacaaaagtGAGAATTCAAAAGTATTGATGGAGCTGATTggaaacatgaaaaaaagagcTGCGTTTCATGTATCGTACCCACAGATACCAAAAATGATTACAAGATTGGGAAAATTAGTCTCTAAATAA
- a CDS encoding uncharacterized protein (PKUD0A00600) — protein MGFLVPGVRFIHDKKRKGRQNKPCSNLVYTNENKIFNRRYPNELFLQHTDKLARIYRGFIRMSKSTRNVNGIVKFKNLEYFRRRLEEYIILVQELENFSHEKFRLPIPKSDAIDLLRKIITMQGMDLLERVNENMKNHKVPPLEARLSRNLELIEGGCILFNKFLSHGLTVEIKKKESITPVLSDQVQKSKKIQELNKRQFTNKRQDPKVNLFDELLYSQRKITELPDEILVKIISYSNNVNNISMVSKFFHNFIMSHLEFISFEVIANKYTHRYKLTKDTDGGDPYSNDEHHLLNSHNIKVHEAEYSEMETRALISSDFKRDVNGNFILTRYKDKNNLIVLSSGVFDTPFLTYQIYKSLKVDHVIPVSAWQDLQERYNTELSKLAKPTDRISKMAFQQFWNETAINMPYMNQFNPGSLEMIKNGTYVDKLRIILDLMVSKTRFTNDLEDILFFITSLIVQVESDQVDDAMDSCIVPFDILKQYSIYHLRQNRSETEGEDQRQEANEVGNDNNANRRSDDEYWNELTLKNPYFYAYLKNTANEELEYEFCRVFYRSGIENNVQFWTGLKNMGEMDLIEELIERNIAPSPFILTLLAG, from the coding sequence ATGGGGTTTTTAGTTCCTGGTGTCAGATTTATACACGATAAGAAACGTAAAGGGAGACAAAATAAACCCTGTTCAAATTTAGTTTACactaatgaaaataaaatattcaacaGAAGATATCCTAATGAactatttcttcaacatacAGACAAGCTAGCAAGAATTTACAGAGGCTTCATAAGAATGTCGAAAAGTACAAGAAATGTTAACGGCATAGTTAAGTTTAAGAATCTGGAATACTTCCGACGTAGATTAGAGGAGTATATAATATTAGTCCAGGAGCTTGAGAATTTCAGCCATGAAAAATTTCGGCTACCAATACCCAAAAGTGATGCAATTGATTTACTTCGGAAAATTATAACCATGCAAGGCATGGATCTATTAGAAAGAGTCAACgaaaatatgaaaaacCACAAGGTTCCCCCGTTGGAGGCCAGATTGTCCAGAAATCTTGAATTAATTGAAGGTGGCTGTATTTTATTCAATAAGTTTTTGAGCCATGGCTTGACTGTAGagatcaagaagaaagaatcGATAACCCCGGTATTGTCTGATCAAGTGCaaaagtcaaaaaaaatacaggAGTTGAACAAACGGCAATTTACAAATAAAAGGCAAGATCCAAAGGtgaatttatttgatgaGTTACTTTATTCGCAACGCAAGATTACCGAGTTACCCGACGAGATACTAGTTAAAATTATATCATATTCGAATAATGTCAATAATATCTCAATGGTTTCCAAATTCTTTCATAATTTCATCATGTCACACCTTGAATTCATTTCATTTGAAGTCATTGCTAATAAATATACCCATAGATATAAGCTAACTAAGGATACCGATGGAGGTGACCCTTACTCCAATGATGAACATCACCTACTGAACTCACATAACATCAAAGTACATGAAGCAGAGTATTCGGAGATGGAAACCAGAGCATTGATTAGCTCAGATTTTAAAAGAGATGTCAATGGAAATTTTATCCTTACTAGGTATAAGGACAAGAACAACTTGATAGTTTTATCTTCTGGAGTATTTGATACACCCTTTTTGACATATCAAATCTACAAATCCCTGAAAGTAGATCACGTCATACCCGTATCTGCATGGCAAGACCTACAAGAACGATATAACACTGAGTTAAGCAAACTTGCGAAACCCACCGATAGAATAAGTAAAATGGcctttcaacaattttgGAACGAGACTGCTATTAATATGCCTTATATGAACCAGTTCAATCCAGGAAGTTTAGAGATGATAAAAAATGGAACTTATGTGGATAAGTTGCGCATAATTTTAGATTTGATGGTTTCGAAAACTAGATTCACTAATGATCTAGAAGATATACTATTTTTCATTACGTCCTTGATTGTACAGGTTGAGTCTGACCAAGTGGATGATGCTATGGATTCGTGTATCGTACCATTTGATATCTTGAAGCAGTATTCAATTTATCATTTGAGACAAAACAGAAGCGAGACAGAGGGAGAAGACCAAAGACAAGAGGCTAATGAAGTTggtaatgataataatgcGAATAGGCGTAGTGACGATGAATATTGGAATGAGTTGACACTAAAAAATCCATATTTTTAtgcatatttgaaaaacacAGCAAACGAAGAACTGGAATATGAATTCTGTCGAGTCTTCTATCGTAGTggtattgaaaacaatgtGCAGTTCTGGACTGGATTAAAAAATATGGGAGAAATGGATCTGATTGAAGAGTTAATAGAGCGGAACATTGCTCCATCACCATTCATATTAACGTTATTGGCTGGATAG
- a CDS encoding uncharacterized protein (PKUD0A00590; similar to Saccharomyces cerevisiae YPL067C; ancestral locus Anc_8.533), which produces MSGALEKPLQWNEVKEIVSEYRLEELGRSPEGLKEYHNFKASMQAKGISLTTNIFINTLHWLPVDTDPHLSTEEAVKRIHYTDPRLFANPNDTCITLNDFPYWIKEPTIHLLVWVRSPMPPDPNSEIGDIDNQTKKLIEEYVQETFVKGSGIDRDDIIWWKNYTKIQSIKSIPHVHVLIKTEDKRVEEKARALVGTPGATLKYDDIGQNYTSNQVKL; this is translated from the coding sequence ATGTCAGGGGCTTTAGAGAAGCCTTTACAGTGGAATGAAGTCAAGGAAATCGTCTCTGAGTACAGATTGGAGGAATTGGGGAGATCTCCGGAGGGTTTGAAGGAATATCACAATTTCAAGGCTTCGATGCAGGCCAAAGGGATATCGTTAACAACGAACATATTTATAAACACCCTGCATTGGTTGCCGGTAGATACAGATCCGCATTTATCAACTGAGGAGGCTGTTAAAAGAATCCACTATACCGATCCAAGATTATTTGCCAATCCCAATGATACTTGTATCACATTGAATGATTTTCCCTACTGGATCAAAGAACCAACTATTCATCTGCTGGTGTGGGTACGCTCACCAATGCCACCAGATCCGAATTCGGAAATTGGCGATATAGACAATCAAACCAAGAAGCTAATTGAAGAATACGTCCAGGAGACCTTTGTAAAAGGCTCCGGTATCGATAGGGACGATATCATATGGTGGAAAAATTACACGAAAATCCAAAGCATCAAATCAATACCTCATGTACATGTTCTGATCAAAACAGAAGATAAGAGAGTTGAGGAGAAGGCCAGGGCTTTGGTAGGTACACCTGGGGCGACTCTAAAGTATGATGACATTGGCCAAAATTATACAAGTAATCAGGTCAAATTATAA
- a CDS encoding uncharacterized protein (PKUD0A00630; similar to Saccharomyces cerevisiae YNL282W (POP3); ancestral locus Anc_3.79) codes for MSSLKGQEVQKKAIFKPLLSNPYTCRNKWPTVDHQLQKDLLTALESNVLESIKTWNSLTREEKRKHPELKTNDANDILTGFNSIMKCLETQIQSIIKKQTIENRIKVLFVCKLDISCKLLYLHLPTVCALANVKLVSMPKGSSKRLSNALGLKNEVQLLAIRENLYNKNKFLSLSVDSQVEDLSVGFIENIKNPKLDMDVKYVLTEMPIVKKNNHNNNNKNKIKKSNNNSHNNNSKDT; via the coding sequence ATGAGCTCATTGAAAGGCcaagaagttcaaaagAAAGCTATCTTTAAACCATTACTATCAAATCCCTATACTTGTCGTAATAAATGGCCTACAGTGGATCATCAATTACAGAAGGATCTACTAACTGCACTGGAATCAAACGTCTTAGAATCCATAAAAACTTGGAATAGTCTAACTCgagaggaaaaaagaaaacatccAGAACTAAAAACAAATGATGCAAATGATATTCTTACCGGGTTCAATTCTATCATGAAATGCCTTGAAACTCAGATTCAATCAATTATtaagaaacaaacaattgaaaataggATCAAAGTTCTCTTTGTCTGCAAATTAGATATATCATGTAAATTACTATATCTCCATTTACCAACAGTTTGCGCTTTGGCTAATGTTAAGTTAGTGTCGATGCCTAAGGGGTCTAGTAAAAGACTATCAAATGCTTTGggattgaaaaatgaagtACAACTATTAGCAATTCGTGAAAATTTAtacaataaaaataaatttctGTCATTGTCTGTTGATTCTCAAGTTGAGGACTTGAGTGTTGGTTTTATCGAGAACATAAAAAATCCAAAGCTCGATATGGATGTCAAATACGTCTTGACTGAAATGCCAATTGTGAAAAAGAATAATcataacaacaataacaaaaacaagATAAAGAAGAGCAACAATAATAGccataataataatagtaagGATACTTAA